From one Treponema denticola genomic stretch:
- a CDS encoding ABC transporter permease, giving the protein MLKFIFKRILYGILTMFIVASITFFLVHIIPGNPIETIAENLPEERRNELYSQYGYDKSLFTQYIVFWKNLLVKGDLGTSLYYRGRLVTDVIKNHAPISARLGLQALFFGVSVGLSLGILSAAKRGKKIDYAVILIAVIGISIPSFVMGQMLQYFFGIKHNLFPITGWGSFKYTVLPSLALAIGPIAKYSRYMRSNYLDIINQDYILTARAKGASKVRIIKSHILRNAFLPIITMLGPQIAFTFTGTFIIENIFSVPGLGSYFVRSISERDYTMVMGQTIFISFLYVASLIIVDIAYNLLDPRIKVQAKNEVL; this is encoded by the coding sequence ATGCTTAAGTTTATTTTTAAGAGAATTTTATACGGTATTCTTACAATGTTCATAGTTGCAAGTATTACCTTTTTTTTAGTGCATATTATTCCGGGCAACCCCATTGAAACCATAGCTGAAAATTTACCTGAAGAAAGACGGAACGAGCTTTATTCTCAATACGGATACGACAAATCCCTTTTTACTCAATACATAGTTTTTTGGAAAAATCTTTTGGTTAAGGGAGATTTAGGAACCTCGCTTTATTACCGAGGAAGACTTGTTACCGATGTAATAAAAAACCACGCCCCTATTTCGGCAAGACTTGGACTCCAAGCATTATTTTTCGGCGTTTCAGTTGGTTTAAGTTTAGGTATATTATCAGCCGCTAAACGCGGAAAAAAAATCGATTATGCCGTTATCCTAATCGCAGTTATAGGAATATCTATTCCAAGTTTTGTTATGGGTCAGATGCTGCAATACTTTTTCGGCATCAAACATAATCTTTTTCCGATTACAGGTTGGGGAAGTTTTAAATATACAGTCTTGCCTTCTTTAGCCTTGGCCATAGGCCCGATTGCAAAATACTCCCGCTATATGCGATCCAATTATTTGGATATTATAAACCAAGATTATATTTTAACCGCAAGAGCAAAGGGAGCTTCAAAGGTAAGAATTATAAAAAGCCATATTCTAAGAAACGCTTTTTTGCCGATCATAACTATGCTCGGCCCTCAAATAGCCTTTACCTTCACAGGCACTTTTATAATCGAAAATATTTTTTCGGTTCCCGGACTGGGTTCCTATTTCGTGCGTTCAATTTCCGAAAGAGATTATACGATGGTAATGGGTCAAACTATTTTTATTTCTTTTTTATATGTAGCATCTCTCATTATAGTAGACATAGCTTATAATTTGCTCGACCCGAGAATTAAGGTGCAAGCAAAAAATGAGGTTCTTTAA
- a CDS encoding methyl-accepting chemotaxis protein encodes MDEAKRKEVRKTKGEEGSKVLTIRTKIITALISVLSVFIILTSIVLVRKLSETSKQNAVAKLYDSSKNLSSYVETVIKNVYDTNKTLAKTFESFSDIPPEIRRFYFNSLQKKILKESEQFIDVWTVWEPNALDELDYKFKNTEGHDDTGRFIPYWTKINGKISMTPLTGYAGSFWYEKPKSSPQGILIEPNNYELQGNMIYVAGTAIPIRDRTGKALGVVGIDYSLDYMQEKLSKEVFFKSGYAILISAKGTVLAHKDKNLISKTLPEFENKEIADYFFDAKRSLTPFLIETQINGNKHLEVFTPVKIGRTNEVWFVGTSIPEKEIYEESTNLIKLVSVILLTGFIASIIILTFIINGITKRISNVVKALRNIAQGDGDLTARLEEKGKDEISDLSHSFNQTIEKIGFTIRNVANSTLDMQKTGETLAVNVFETASSIGQISKNILKVKDQAESQSASVSEATANVEQILQTIKQLDGRIESQAANVSQSSSSIEEMVANISSVTKILDQSDSAIKELADATVYGKDALHLSNSVTQKIAEESGSLIEASNVIQHIANQTNLLAMNAAIEAAHAGEAGRGFAVVADEIRKLAEESSLQGKSISSALKKFSEEISILASSSKTVEEKFNAIFSLAENVKSMSGSVMAAMRAQESGSHKVLSAIHDINNITLEVQSGSAEMLKAGEDAVKEMNRLEGLTQIINDSIQEMSAGTDQIQTSCSEVKGISQKNKMNIEALAEEVGKFKI; translated from the coding sequence TCTAAGGTATTAACTATAAGAACAAAAATTATAACAGCATTAATCTCGGTTCTATCTGTCTTTATTATTCTTACAAGTATAGTTCTTGTAAGAAAACTGAGTGAGACTTCAAAACAAAACGCTGTCGCAAAGCTATATGATTCCAGCAAAAATCTTAGCTCCTATGTCGAAACGGTTATAAAAAATGTTTATGATACAAATAAAACTTTAGCAAAAACATTTGAATCTTTCTCTGATATTCCGCCTGAAATCAGAAGATTTTATTTCAATAGCTTACAAAAAAAAATTTTAAAGGAATCCGAACAATTTATAGATGTATGGACAGTTTGGGAACCTAATGCCCTAGATGAGCTTGACTATAAATTTAAAAATACTGAAGGACATGATGATACAGGAAGATTTATTCCATATTGGACAAAGATAAACGGAAAAATCTCAATGACACCATTAACCGGCTATGCAGGCAGCTTTTGGTATGAAAAACCTAAATCTTCTCCTCAAGGTATTTTGATTGAACCCAATAATTATGAGCTCCAAGGAAACATGATTTATGTCGCAGGCACTGCAATCCCAATACGCGACAGAACAGGAAAAGCCTTAGGTGTAGTAGGGATTGACTACTCCCTTGATTATATGCAGGAAAAACTTTCAAAAGAAGTTTTCTTTAAATCCGGTTATGCAATTCTTATTTCAGCTAAAGGCACAGTTCTTGCACATAAAGATAAAAACTTAATATCAAAAACTCTTCCCGAATTTGAAAATAAAGAAATAGCAGATTATTTTTTTGACGCAAAGAGGTCTCTTACTCCATTTTTAATTGAAACTCAAATAAACGGAAATAAACATCTTGAAGTATTTACACCTGTCAAAATAGGCCGTACAAATGAAGTATGGTTTGTAGGCACTTCAATACCCGAAAAAGAAATCTATGAAGAAAGTACAAACTTAATTAAACTTGTTTCCGTAATTTTATTGACAGGCTTTATTGCATCAATAATCATTCTAACATTTATAATAAACGGAATCACAAAGAGAATTTCAAACGTAGTTAAAGCTCTCAGAAATATTGCTCAAGGAGATGGAGACTTGACAGCCCGTTTAGAGGAAAAGGGTAAGGATGAAATTTCAGATCTATCTCATTCATTTAATCAAACAATAGAAAAGATAGGCTTTACGATAAGGAATGTTGCGAACAGTACTTTGGATATGCAAAAGACAGGAGAAACTCTTGCAGTAAACGTTTTTGAAACCGCAAGTTCAATAGGCCAAATAAGTAAAAATATTTTAAAGGTAAAAGACCAAGCTGAATCTCAATCGGCAAGTGTGAGTGAAGCTACGGCAAATGTCGAACAAATTCTTCAAACAATAAAACAGTTAGACGGCCGTATTGAAAGTCAAGCCGCAAATGTTTCACAATCTTCTTCCTCAATTGAAGAAATGGTTGCTAATATTTCTTCAGTTACAAAAATATTGGATCAAAGCGATTCGGCAATTAAAGAGTTGGCAGATGCAACAGTCTACGGTAAGGATGCTCTTCACCTTTCAAATTCTGTTACACAAAAAATTGCAGAAGAGTCAGGCAGCTTGATTGAAGCTTCAAATGTCATTCAGCACATTGCAAATCAAACAAACCTATTGGCCATGAATGCTGCAATTGAAGCTGCCCATGCAGGAGAAGCAGGAAGAGGCTTTGCAGTAGTTGCGGATGAAATTAGAAAATTAGCCGAAGAATCAAGTCTTCAAGGAAAATCAATTTCTTCTGCTCTTAAGAAATTCTCAGAGGAAATCTCCATATTAGCATCTTCTTCAAAAACCGTAGAAGAAAAATTTAATGCAATTTTTAGTCTTGCTGAAAATGTAAAATCGATGAGCGGCAGCGTTATGGCTGCAATGAGAGCACAAGAGAGCGGAAGTCATAAAGTTCTATCTGCAATTCATGATATAAATAATATCACACTGGAAGTTCAATCAGGCTCTGCCGAAATGCTAAAGGCCGGTGAAGATGCCGTAAAAGAAATGAATCGGCTTGAAGGATTAACACAGATTATAAATGACAGCATCCAAGAAATGTCGGCAGGCACAGACCAAATACAAACTTCCTGTTCCGAAGTAAAGGGTATTTCACAAAAAAATAAAATGAATATTGAAGCCCTTGCAGAAGAGGTCGGCAAATTCAAAATATAA